In the Mastacembelus armatus chromosome 2, fMasArm1.2, whole genome shotgun sequence genome, one interval contains:
- the LOC113127079 gene encoding NLR family CARD domain-containing protein 3-like isoform X2: protein MVDQESSEVPGAQSAQQRPTQPDSVFMLLENHIVSFVKNELKKMQKVLTSGSPESQREDEELLDGQDEEQRRSSREAFLKITLNFLRGMKQEELADCLQSKSPATCRHQLKSNLQKKFQCVFEGVAKAGSPTLLNQIYTELYITEGGSAEVNEEHEVRQIDPASRKPDRPEITIRHEDIFKASPGSHGPIRTVMTKGVAGIGKTFLTQKFTLDWAEDKANQDIQFTFPFTFRELNVLKEKKFSLVELVHHFFTETKGICRFEDFQVVFIFDGLDECRLPLDFHNTQVLTDATESTSVDVLLTNLIRGKLLPSARLWITTRPAAANQIPPDCVDMVTEVRGFTDPQKEQYFRKRFADKDQASTIISHIKTSRSLHIMCHIPVFCWITATVLEDLLETRKRGQLPKTLTEMYIHFLVVQTKVKNIKYEGGAGTDQHWSPENRKMVESLGKLAFEQLQKGNVIFYESDLTECGINLRAASVYSGVFTQIFKEERGLYREQVFCFIHLSVQEFLAALHVHLTFINSGVNLLSEEQTTSQTSETRRDQAAEKLFYQSAVDKALHSPNGHLDLFLRFLLGLSLQTNQTLLHGLLTQTGSDSQTSQETVQFIKTKFSENLSPERSINLFHCLNELKDGSLVEEIQQFLRSGKRSKEKLSPAQLSALVFILLSSAQDLDVFDLKKYSASEEALLRLLPVVRLSKKVLLSGCNLSERSCEALASVLSSQSSTLRELDLSSNDLQDSGVKLVSDGLRSPHCKLQTLRLSGCLVTEEGCASLASALSSNPSHLRELDLSYNHLGESGLKLLSAELKGPLWRLDTLRVDPSGVQWLRPGLKKYSCELTIDTNTVNGNIKLSDNNRKATWVDEDQSYPDHPDRFDNWFQLLCSNGLAGHCYWEVEWIGVLQVSVSYRGISRRGNSDDCEFGYNDKSWSLRCSDSGYFALHNNEHRFVSPSFSSSGRVAVYLDWPAGTLSFYTVSSDTLNHIYTFNTTFTEPLYPGFSAWFPGTSVLLCSE, encoded by the exons at ggtggacCAGGAGAGCTCAGAGGTTCCCGGTGCTCAGTCTGCCCAGCAGCGTCCGACACAGCCGGACTCCGTATTTATG ctgctggagaaccACATTGTCAGTTTTGTGAAGAATgagctgaagaagatgcagaaggtTCTGACTTCAGGTTCCCCAGAGAGtcagagggaggatgaggagctGTTGGACGgtcaggatgaagagcagaggaggagcagcagagaagcatttctgaagatcacactgaacttcctgaggggaatgaagcaggaggagctggccGACTGTCTGCAGAGCA AATCTCCTGCCACGTGTCGACATCAACTCAAGTCCAACCTGCAGAAGaagttccagtgtgtgtttgagggggtcGCTAAAGCAGGAAGCCCAACCCTTCTGAACCAGATCTACacagagctctacatcacagagggagggtctgcagaggtcaatgaggaacatgaggtcAGACAGATTGATCCAGCATCCAGGAAACCAGACAGACCAGAAATCACCATCAGACATGAAGACATCTTTAAAGCCTCACCTGGAAGCCATGGACCAAtcagaacagtgatgacaaagggagtggctggcattgggaaaaccttcttaacacagaagttcactctggactgggctgaagacaaagccaaccaggacatccagttcacatttcccttcactttcagagagctgaatgtgctgaaagagaaaaagttcagcttggtggaactggttcatcacttcttcactgagaccaaaggaatctgcaggtttgaagacttccaggttgtcttcatctttgacggTCTGGATGAGTGTCGCCTTCCTCTGGACTTCCACAACACTCAGGTCCTGACTGATGCTacagagtccacctcagtggatgtgctgctgacaaacctaatcagggggaaactgcttccctccgctcgcctctggataaccacacgacctgcggcagccaatcagatccctCCTGACTGTGTCGACatggtgacagaggtcagagggttcaccgacccacagaaggagcagtacttcaggaagaggttcgCAGATAAGGATCAGGCCAGTACCATCATCTCCCACATCAAGAcctcacgaagcctccacatcatgtgccacatcccggtcttctgctggatcactgctacagttctggaggatctgttggaAACCAGAAAGAGAGGACAGttgcccaagaccctgactgagatgtacaTCCACTTCCTGGTGGTTCAGACCAAAGTGAAGAACATCAAGTATGAGGGAGGAGCTGGGACAGATCAACACTGGAGTCCAGAGAACCGGAAGATGGTTGAGTCTCTGGGAAAACTGgcttttgagcagctgcagaaaggcaaCGTGATCTTCTATGAATCCGACCTGACAGAGTGTGGCATCAATCtcagagcagcctcagtgtactcaggagtgttcacacagatttttaaagaggagagaggactgtACCGGGAGCAGGTGTTCTGCTTCATCCATCTGAgcgttcaggagtttctggctgctcttcatgtCCATCTGACCTTCATCAACTCTGGAGTCaatctgctgtcagaggaaCAAACAACCTCCCAGACGTCTGAGACCAGAAGAGACCAAGCTGCAGAGAAACTATTCTACCAGAGTGCTGTGGACAAGGCcttacacagtccaaatggacacctggacctgttccTGCGCTTCCTCCTTGGCCTTTCACTCCAGACCAATCAGACTCTCCTCCACGGTCTACTGACCCAGACAGGAAGTGACTCTCAGACCAGTCAGGAAACAGTCCAGTTCATCAAAACCAAGTTCAGTGAGAAtctgtctccagagagaagcatcaacctgttccactgtctgaatgaactgaaggatGGTTCTCTAGTGGAGGAGATCCAACAGTTCCTGAGATCAGGGAAACGCtccaaagaaaaactgtctcctgctcagttgtcagctctggtcttcatcttACTGTCATCAGCACAAGACCTGGACGTGTTTGATCTGAAGAAATACTCTGCTTCAGAGGAGGCtcttctgaggctgctgccgGTGGTCAGACTCTCCAAGAAAGTCCT gctgagcggctgtaacctgtcagagagaagctgtgaagctttggcctcagttctcagctcccagtcctccactctgagagagctggacctcaGTAGCAACGACCTGCAggactcaggagtgaagctggtCTCTGATGGACTCAGGAGTCCACACTGTAAACTGCAGACTCTCAG gctgtcaggctgtctggtcacagaggaaggctgtgcttctctggcctcagctctgagctccaacccctcccatctgagagagctggacctgagctacaaccatTTAGGCGAGTCTGGACTGAAGCTCCTATCTGCTGAACTGAAGGGTCCACTCTGGAGACTGGATACTCTCAG GGTGGATCCTAGTGGAGTCCAATGGTTGAGACCAGGTCTGAagaagt attcctgtgaactcacaatcgacacaaacacagtgaacgGAAACATCAAACTATctgacaacaacaggaaggcGACTTGGGTGGATGAGGATCAGTCGTATCCTGATCATCCAGACAGATTTGACAACTGgtttcagctgctgtgtagTAATGGTCTGGCTGGTCactgttactgggaggtggagtggattGGAGTGCTTCAGGTATCAGTGAGTTACAGAGGAATCAGTCGGAGAGGAAACAGTGACGACTGTGAGTTTGGATACAATGATAAGTCCTGGAGTCTGAGATGCTCAGACAGTGGTTACTTTGCGTTGCACAATAATGAACACAGATTTGTGTCTCCATCGTTCTCCTCCTCTGGTAGAGTAGCGGTGTACCTGGACTGGCCTGCTGgcactctgtccttctacacagtctcctctgacacactgaaTCACATCTACACCttcaacaccacattcactgaGCCTCTGTATCCTGGGTTTTCAGCCTGGTTTCCTGGAACCTCAGTGTTGTTGTGTTCAGAGTAA
- the LOC113127079 gene encoding NLR family CARD domain-containing protein 3-like isoform X1, with amino-acid sequence MIQQQRPDSPEPSCVSFKSNQSKNYVIEFKGGSPAADQMVDQESSEVPGAQSAQQRPTQPDSVFMLLENHIVSFVKNELKKMQKVLTSGSPESQREDEELLDGQDEEQRRSSREAFLKITLNFLRGMKQEELADCLQSKSPATCRHQLKSNLQKKFQCVFEGVAKAGSPTLLNQIYTELYITEGGSAEVNEEHEVRQIDPASRKPDRPEITIRHEDIFKASPGSHGPIRTVMTKGVAGIGKTFLTQKFTLDWAEDKANQDIQFTFPFTFRELNVLKEKKFSLVELVHHFFTETKGICRFEDFQVVFIFDGLDECRLPLDFHNTQVLTDATESTSVDVLLTNLIRGKLLPSARLWITTRPAAANQIPPDCVDMVTEVRGFTDPQKEQYFRKRFADKDQASTIISHIKTSRSLHIMCHIPVFCWITATVLEDLLETRKRGQLPKTLTEMYIHFLVVQTKVKNIKYEGGAGTDQHWSPENRKMVESLGKLAFEQLQKGNVIFYESDLTECGINLRAASVYSGVFTQIFKEERGLYREQVFCFIHLSVQEFLAALHVHLTFINSGVNLLSEEQTTSQTSETRRDQAAEKLFYQSAVDKALHSPNGHLDLFLRFLLGLSLQTNQTLLHGLLTQTGSDSQTSQETVQFIKTKFSENLSPERSINLFHCLNELKDGSLVEEIQQFLRSGKRSKEKLSPAQLSALVFILLSSAQDLDVFDLKKYSASEEALLRLLPVVRLSKKVLLSGCNLSERSCEALASVLSSQSSTLRELDLSSNDLQDSGVKLVSDGLRSPHCKLQTLRLSGCLVTEEGCASLASALSSNPSHLRELDLSYNHLGESGLKLLSAELKGPLWRLDTLRVDPSGVQWLRPGLKKYSCELTIDTNTVNGNIKLSDNNRKATWVDEDQSYPDHPDRFDNWFQLLCSNGLAGHCYWEVEWIGVLQVSVSYRGISRRGNSDDCEFGYNDKSWSLRCSDSGYFALHNNEHRFVSPSFSSSGRVAVYLDWPAGTLSFYTVSSDTLNHIYTFNTTFTEPLYPGFSAWFPGTSVLLCSE; translated from the exons at gatccagcagcagagaccagacTCTCCTGAACCCAGCTGTGTGTCCTTCAAGAGCAACCAGTCGAAAAACTATGTCATTGAGTTTAAAGGAGGAAgtccagcagctgatcagat ggtggacCAGGAGAGCTCAGAGGTTCCCGGTGCTCAGTCTGCCCAGCAGCGTCCGACACAGCCGGACTCCGTATTTATG ctgctggagaaccACATTGTCAGTTTTGTGAAGAATgagctgaagaagatgcagaaggtTCTGACTTCAGGTTCCCCAGAGAGtcagagggaggatgaggagctGTTGGACGgtcaggatgaagagcagaggaggagcagcagagaagcatttctgaagatcacactgaacttcctgaggggaatgaagcaggaggagctggccGACTGTCTGCAGAGCA AATCTCCTGCCACGTGTCGACATCAACTCAAGTCCAACCTGCAGAAGaagttccagtgtgtgtttgagggggtcGCTAAAGCAGGAAGCCCAACCCTTCTGAACCAGATCTACacagagctctacatcacagagggagggtctgcagaggtcaatgaggaacatgaggtcAGACAGATTGATCCAGCATCCAGGAAACCAGACAGACCAGAAATCACCATCAGACATGAAGACATCTTTAAAGCCTCACCTGGAAGCCATGGACCAAtcagaacagtgatgacaaagggagtggctggcattgggaaaaccttcttaacacagaagttcactctggactgggctgaagacaaagccaaccaggacatccagttcacatttcccttcactttcagagagctgaatgtgctgaaagagaaaaagttcagcttggtggaactggttcatcacttcttcactgagaccaaaggaatctgcaggtttgaagacttccaggttgtcttcatctttgacggTCTGGATGAGTGTCGCCTTCCTCTGGACTTCCACAACACTCAGGTCCTGACTGATGCTacagagtccacctcagtggatgtgctgctgacaaacctaatcagggggaaactgcttccctccgctcgcctctggataaccacacgacctgcggcagccaatcagatccctCCTGACTGTGTCGACatggtgacagaggtcagagggttcaccgacccacagaaggagcagtacttcaggaagaggttcgCAGATAAGGATCAGGCCAGTACCATCATCTCCCACATCAAGAcctcacgaagcctccacatcatgtgccacatcccggtcttctgctggatcactgctacagttctggaggatctgttggaAACCAGAAAGAGAGGACAGttgcccaagaccctgactgagatgtacaTCCACTTCCTGGTGGTTCAGACCAAAGTGAAGAACATCAAGTATGAGGGAGGAGCTGGGACAGATCAACACTGGAGTCCAGAGAACCGGAAGATGGTTGAGTCTCTGGGAAAACTGgcttttgagcagctgcagaaaggcaaCGTGATCTTCTATGAATCCGACCTGACAGAGTGTGGCATCAATCtcagagcagcctcagtgtactcaggagtgttcacacagatttttaaagaggagagaggactgtACCGGGAGCAGGTGTTCTGCTTCATCCATCTGAgcgttcaggagtttctggctgctcttcatgtCCATCTGACCTTCATCAACTCTGGAGTCaatctgctgtcagaggaaCAAACAACCTCCCAGACGTCTGAGACCAGAAGAGACCAAGCTGCAGAGAAACTATTCTACCAGAGTGCTGTGGACAAGGCcttacacagtccaaatggacacctggacctgttccTGCGCTTCCTCCTTGGCCTTTCACTCCAGACCAATCAGACTCTCCTCCACGGTCTACTGACCCAGACAGGAAGTGACTCTCAGACCAGTCAGGAAACAGTCCAGTTCATCAAAACCAAGTTCAGTGAGAAtctgtctccagagagaagcatcaacctgttccactgtctgaatgaactgaaggatGGTTCTCTAGTGGAGGAGATCCAACAGTTCCTGAGATCAGGGAAACGCtccaaagaaaaactgtctcctgctcagttgtcagctctggtcttcatcttACTGTCATCAGCACAAGACCTGGACGTGTTTGATCTGAAGAAATACTCTGCTTCAGAGGAGGCtcttctgaggctgctgccgGTGGTCAGACTCTCCAAGAAAGTCCT gctgagcggctgtaacctgtcagagagaagctgtgaagctttggcctcagttctcagctcccagtcctccactctgagagagctggacctcaGTAGCAACGACCTGCAggactcaggagtgaagctggtCTCTGATGGACTCAGGAGTCCACACTGTAAACTGCAGACTCTCAG gctgtcaggctgtctggtcacagaggaaggctgtgcttctctggcctcagctctgagctccaacccctcccatctgagagagctggacctgagctacaaccatTTAGGCGAGTCTGGACTGAAGCTCCTATCTGCTGAACTGAAGGGTCCACTCTGGAGACTGGATACTCTCAG GGTGGATCCTAGTGGAGTCCAATGGTTGAGACCAGGTCTGAagaagt attcctgtgaactcacaatcgacacaaacacagtgaacgGAAACATCAAACTATctgacaacaacaggaaggcGACTTGGGTGGATGAGGATCAGTCGTATCCTGATCATCCAGACAGATTTGACAACTGgtttcagctgctgtgtagTAATGGTCTGGCTGGTCactgttactgggaggtggagtggattGGAGTGCTTCAGGTATCAGTGAGTTACAGAGGAATCAGTCGGAGAGGAAACAGTGACGACTGTGAGTTTGGATACAATGATAAGTCCTGGAGTCTGAGATGCTCAGACAGTGGTTACTTTGCGTTGCACAATAATGAACACAGATTTGTGTCTCCATCGTTCTCCTCCTCTGGTAGAGTAGCGGTGTACCTGGACTGGCCTGCTGgcactctgtccttctacacagtctcctctgacacactgaaTCACATCTACACCttcaacaccacattcactgaGCCTCTGTATCCTGGGTTTTCAGCCTGGTTTCCTGGAACCTCAGTGTTGTTGTGTTCAGAGTAA